One region of Populus trichocarpa isolate Nisqually-1 chromosome 4, P.trichocarpa_v4.1, whole genome shotgun sequence genomic DNA includes:
- the LOC112327176 gene encoding transcription factor TCP13 isoform X2: MITSSKQVDSPTKKEEDSNDGKISKASSSSAPWLRLKDPRIVRVSRAFGGKDRHSKVCTIRGLRDRRVRLSVPTAIQLYDLQDRLGLNQPSKVVDWLLNAAKHEIDELPPLPMPPGNFSLNHQAMLGSSNEVGASRSSKEVFKMNNGVDWEDTSGFTRPSFWNADAILRAKSKEVMTDPVNEKENWAKRDEEDKEDGSIEGNTAQALSSSFLQRASHSSLPGDIHNLNVVPLSSALSLSSGSQILVCPPGTTQSYFPSHATASMEIDPRQINHFQWLTPSTQNLLPNSLTPSPYPISQSMRPSQYFSVTPRVLHSQNSESPPDKDPQFPCK, encoded by the exons ATGATTACTAGTTCAAAGCAAGTGGATTCTCCAACAAAAAAGGAAGAGGATTCAAATGATGGCAAGATTTCTAAGGCTTCATCTAGCTCAGCACCATGGTTAAGGTTGAAGGATCCAAGAATTGTGCGAGTGTCGCGTGCTTTCGGAGGAAAAGACAGGCATAGCAAAGTTTGCACCATTAGAGGGTTGAGAGATAGGAGAGTTAGGCTTTCAGTTCCCACTGCTATTCAGTTGTATGATCTTCAAGATAGACTTGGCCTTAATCAACCAAGCAAGGTAGTTGATTGGTTGCTTAATGCAGCCAAGCATGAAATTGATGAACTCCCTCCACTCCCAATGCCACCAGGGAACTTTTCCCTGAATCATCAAGCAATGCTGGGTTCTTCTAATGAAGTTGGCGCCTCACGGTCTAGCAAAGAAGTGTTTAAGATGAACAACGGCGTCGATTGGGAGGATACAAGTGGATTTACTAGACCGAGTTTCTGGAATGCTGATGCAATTTTGAGGGCTAAGTCGAAAGAGGTTATGACAGATCCAGtgaatgagaaagaaaattgGGCAAAAAGAGATGAAGAAGATAAGGAGGATGGCAGTATTGAAGGGAATACTGCGCAAGCTTTATCTAGCAGTTTCTTACAAAGAGCTAGTCATTCTTCCTTACCAG GAGATATACACAACCTAAATGTCGTGCCATTGTCATCTGCCTTGTCTTTATCATCTGGCTCTCAAATTTTAGTGTGTCCACCTGGGACAACACAGTCTTATTTCCCTTCACATGCCACAGCTTCCATGGAGATTGATCCGAGACAAATCAACCACTTTCAATGGTTGACCCCAAGCACTCAAAATCTCTTACCAAATTCCCTTACCCCAAGTCCGTACCCTATAAGCCAATCCATGAGACCTTCCCAGTATTTCAGTGTGACTCCTAGGGTTCTCCACTCTCAGAATAGCGAAAGTCCACCGGACAAGGACCCACAATTTCCTTGTAAATGA
- the LOC112327176 gene encoding transcription factor TCP13 isoform X1, which translates to MITSSKQVDSPTKKEEDSNDGKISKASSSSAPWLRLKDPRIVRVSRAFGGKDRHSKVCTIRGLRDRRVRLSVPTAIQLYDLQDRLGLNQPSKVVDWLLNAAKHEIDELPPLPMPPGNFSLNHQAMLGSSNEVGASRSSKEVFKMNNGVDWEDTSGFTRPSFWNADAILRAKSKEVMTDPVNEKENWAKRDEEDKEDGSIEGNTAQALSSSFLQRASHSSLPGLINNAMPYGSFFHLEPQSFPLSHMGNHGFATQTGDIHNLNVVPLSSALSLSSGSQILVCPPGTTQSYFPSHATASMEIDPRQINHFQWLTPSTQNLLPNSLTPSPYPISQSMRPSQYFSVTPRVLHSQNSESPPDKDPQFPCK; encoded by the coding sequence ATGATTACTAGTTCAAAGCAAGTGGATTCTCCAACAAAAAAGGAAGAGGATTCAAATGATGGCAAGATTTCTAAGGCTTCATCTAGCTCAGCACCATGGTTAAGGTTGAAGGATCCAAGAATTGTGCGAGTGTCGCGTGCTTTCGGAGGAAAAGACAGGCATAGCAAAGTTTGCACCATTAGAGGGTTGAGAGATAGGAGAGTTAGGCTTTCAGTTCCCACTGCTATTCAGTTGTATGATCTTCAAGATAGACTTGGCCTTAATCAACCAAGCAAGGTAGTTGATTGGTTGCTTAATGCAGCCAAGCATGAAATTGATGAACTCCCTCCACTCCCAATGCCACCAGGGAACTTTTCCCTGAATCATCAAGCAATGCTGGGTTCTTCTAATGAAGTTGGCGCCTCACGGTCTAGCAAAGAAGTGTTTAAGATGAACAACGGCGTCGATTGGGAGGATACAAGTGGATTTACTAGACCGAGTTTCTGGAATGCTGATGCAATTTTGAGGGCTAAGTCGAAAGAGGTTATGACAGATCCAGtgaatgagaaagaaaattgGGCAAAAAGAGATGAAGAAGATAAGGAGGATGGCAGTATTGAAGGGAATACTGCGCAAGCTTTATCTAGCAGTTTCTTACAAAGAGCTAGTCATTCTTCCTTACCAGGTTTGATAAATAATGCCATGCCTTAtggttctttctttcatttagaACCTCAAAGTTTTCCATTATCTCATATGGGAAACCATGGATTTGCAACACAAACAGGAGATATACACAACCTAAATGTCGTGCCATTGTCATCTGCCTTGTCTTTATCATCTGGCTCTCAAATTTTAGTGTGTCCACCTGGGACAACACAGTCTTATTTCCCTTCACATGCCACAGCTTCCATGGAGATTGATCCGAGACAAATCAACCACTTTCAATGGTTGACCCCAAGCACTCAAAATCTCTTACCAAATTCCCTTACCCCAAGTCCGTACCCTATAAGCCAATCCATGAGACCTTCCCAGTATTTCAGTGTGACTCCTAGGGTTCTCCACTCTCAGAATAGCGAAAGTCCACCGGACAAGGACCCACAATTTCCTTGTAAATGA
- the LOC7480583 gene encoding transcription initiation factor TFIID subunit 8 — translation MSHGGGESGRLHEKVGHNGKRKSRASRDEFARAIGKIAVAQMCESMGFQSFQQSALETLTDVTTWYIRNIGKAAQLCANLAGRTEGNVFDVIQGLEELGLPQGFAGASDVDHCLASSGIVREIAQYIGDADDIPFAYSIPPFPVARERKPAPSFSQIGEEPPEEHIPAWLPAFPDPQTYAQLPEGNEGRADLNADNIESVRQHQKMDVSYMNLPQQFNCNGSEGPSSVAFGDSAKATQRTVSNPFLAAPLQFGVKEVSHVVPPAKLSDEAAVRYPVEQTRTMDNNMSVMKTFAPAIEAMKSRLCDSGEGQKKVFFNQRPAVQFKIGVGKNSLDGAPDLSLQNKGIKKISMWSGKDSENDDQKRRAEKILKQSMENPGELAQL, via the coding sequence ATGAGCCATGGAGGTGGGGAGAGTGGAAGATTGCATGAAAAGGTAGGGCATAATGGTAAGAGAAAATCCCGTGCAAGTAGAGATGAATTTGCTCGAGCGATTGGGAAGATTGCTGTAGCGCAAATGTGTGAGAGTATGGGCTTTCAGTCCTTTCAGCAGTCTGCTCTTGAGACATTAACTGATGTTACTACTTGGTATATACGGAATATAGGAAAGGCTGCACAGTTGTGTGCTAATTTAGCTGGTAGGACGGAGGGTAATGTTTTTGATGTTATTCAAGGATTGGAAGAGTTGGGTTTGCCACAGGGGTTTGCTGGTGCCTCAGATGTTGACCATTGTCTTGCAAGTTCGGGTATTGTTAGGGAGATTGCTCAGTATATTGGGGATGCAGATGATATCCCGTTTGCTTATTCTATTCCTCCTTTCCCAGTTGCTAGAGAACGGAAGCCTGCGCCAAGTTTTTCCCAGATTGGTGAGGAGCCTCCTGAGGAGCACATTCCAGCTTGGTTACCTGCATTTCCTGATCCCCAGACTTATGCTCAGCTGCCGGAAGGGAATGAAGGACGTGCTGATTTAAATGCAGATAATATTGAGTCTGTAAGGCAGCACCAGAAGATGGATGTGTCTTACATGAATTTGCCACAGCAGTTTAATTGCAATGGTTCTGAAGGACCTTCCTCTGTTGCATTTGGTGACAGTGCTAAGGCAACACAAAGGACTGTGAGTAACCCGTTTCTTGCTGCTCCTCTGCAATTCGGAGTGAAGGAAGTGTCCCATGTTGTTCCTCCAGCTAAGCTTTCTGATGAAGCAGCTGTGAGATATCCTGTTGAGCAAACCCGTACCATGGATAATAATATGTCAGTGATGAAGACATTTGCTCCTGCCATTGAAGCAATGAAGAGTAGGTTATGTGATTCTGGGGAGGGACAGAAGAaggtttttttcaatcaaagacCTGCCGTGCAATTTAAGATTGGGGTTGGAAAGAATTCCCTGGATGGAGCTCCAGATTTGAGCCTTCAGAACAAGGGTATTAAGAAGATCAGCATGTGGTCTGGGAAAGATAGTGAGAATGATGATCAGAAAAGGAGAGCTGAGAAAATTCTAAAGCAATCGATGGAAAACCCTGGTGAACTGGCTCAGTTGTAA